The following are encoded together in the Lathyrus oleraceus cultivar Zhongwan6 chromosome 3, CAAS_Psat_ZW6_1.0, whole genome shotgun sequence genome:
- the LOC127131119 gene encoding secreted RxLR effector protein 161-like has translation MKDNIFISQRNYTKSIVKKFGIEKASHKRSHAATHVKLSIDDNGVDVDQSLHKSMIGSLLYHTTSRHDITFSVGVCARYQVKPKVGQLTQVKRIMKYINGTCDYGILYSHDNYSIIAWYYDVDWDGSVDDRKRTYGGCFFLGNNLISWFSKKHNCVSLSNTEAKYIVGGSC, from the coding sequence ATGAAAGATAACATATTTATTTCTCAAAGAAATTATACAAAGAGTATAGTAAAGAAGTTTGGGATTGAAAAGGCAAGTCATAAGAGATCTCATGCTGCAACACATGTGAAATTATCCATAGATGATAATGGTGTTGATGTTGATCAAAGTCTACACAAAAGCATGATTGGTAGCCTACTATATCACACAACAAGCAGACATGATATCACATTTtctgtaggtgtttgtgctagatacCAAGTTAAACCCAAGGTTGGTCAACTCACTCAAGTGAAGAGAATCATGAAATACATAAATGGAACTTGTGACTATGGTATTCTCTATTCTCATGATAATTACTCAATTATAGCATGGTATTACGATGTTGATTGGGATGGGAGTGTTGATGATAGAAAAAGAACATATGGTGGATGCTTCTTTCTTGGAAATAACTTAATctcttggttcagcaagaaacatAATTGTGTCTCTCTTTCTAACACAGAAGCTAAGTACATTGTTGGAGGGAGTTGTTGA